From Mucilaginibacter rubeus, a single genomic window includes:
- a CDS encoding SusC/RagA family TonB-linked outer membrane protein — MKPNLLEKDSPHWKRSPRFFVVAASMAVACFATVQMPVMAFAGTVNEQRLPDARITGKVTDEKGETLPGVSVALKGTSTGVVTDINGKFNLNVPNASSGTLVFSYIGYTSQEVVLNGQTTINVQLTADSKSLNEVVVVGYGTQKKATLTGSISQVKGAELVKSPQPNLSNSIAGRFSGVIVNNRSGEPGYDGSNITVRGLATTGSNNVLIVVDGIPGQIGGLERLDPNDIESMSVLKDASAAIYGNRAANGVILITTKRGKTGKPTINYSFNQGFASPTRLPKMADAATYAQIMNEINLDSNPNGGPNQAYTADQIQKFKDGSDPLNYPNTDWEKQTLKGTALQNQHSLSVNGGSEDVKYFVSLGTLYQDGIYKSGVTKYHQYNFRSNIDANVTKRLKIGLSLSGRQEDRQFPVTGAGDLFRSVYRAKPIVAAYYPNGLPTTGIENNNPAVQVTDLGGTNNNPTQVFNGILRGSYSIPGIEGLSLDGFFSVDKSNAFDKNFSKPYNLYSYSAVTQIYSPVIVGGNNNKATLFESQNNQSLITSNIKLNFVRKFGLHDINAFVGYEQSKNHLEYFDATRFNYLSSQLPELSQGGGAATDYLNSGYSSNYNRRSVISRVAYAYDEKYLFEGQFRADGSSIFPPGKQWGYFPSASVGWRISKEDWFKNSVNFFDDLKIRASYGSLGNDNVNGFQYFDNYVLVNNGFVATDPGSGSNTAQPNVNLVKLANPNITWEVAKKLDIGINATFLHNFTVEAIYFQQKRSDILTNRSASLPGSSGIVNPYNDGSSTYTPLVPSENIGKVDSKGFEATLGYNHTGREFSWGVSGNITYAKSKIIFIDEASGTLSYQRQTGLPLGTSLLYDAIGIFRTQAELDAYPHVTGAKVGDLKYLDYNKDGQITADDQTRTKYGNIPQITYGFSVNAAYKGFDLSVLFAGQAQVSQYVLPEAGSVGNFYSSWADNRFSASNTNGTYPRVTDRASNAISGGLYNNTFWLNDASFLRLKNVQLGYNFNAPFLSKIKLGGLRVYASAFNLFTITKVKDYDPEGTSGSGQFYPQQRIINLGVNVKF, encoded by the coding sequence ATGAAACCAAATTTACTCGAAAAGGATTCTCCTCATTGGAAAAGATCACCCCGCTTTTTCGTCGTTGCGGCCAGCATGGCTGTAGCTTGTTTCGCTACGGTACAAATGCCTGTAATGGCCTTTGCGGGTACTGTTAATGAACAGCGCCTTCCCGATGCCAGGATTACCGGTAAAGTTACCGATGAAAAAGGCGAAACATTACCAGGTGTAAGCGTGGCACTTAAAGGTACATCAACAGGTGTAGTTACCGACATTAATGGTAAATTCAACCTTAACGTACCAAATGCATCATCGGGCACGCTGGTGTTTAGCTATATTGGCTACACATCTCAGGAGGTAGTTCTTAACGGACAAACCACTATTAACGTACAATTAACAGCCGATTCAAAATCATTGAATGAGGTGGTAGTTGTAGGTTACGGCACCCAGAAAAAAGCAACCTTAACAGGTTCAATATCGCAGGTAAAAGGTGCAGAACTGGTAAAAAGTCCTCAGCCCAATTTATCTAACTCAATCGCCGGTCGTTTTTCGGGTGTTATTGTTAACAACCGTAGCGGTGAGCCTGGTTATGATGGTTCAAACATCACTGTGCGTGGTTTGGCTACAACGGGCAGCAATAACGTGCTTATCGTAGTTGATGGTATCCCAGGCCAGATAGGTGGTTTGGAAAGGCTCGACCCTAACGATATCGAAAGCATGTCGGTATTGAAGGATGCGTCGGCAGCTATTTACGGTAACCGTGCAGCAAACGGTGTTATCCTGATCACCACCAAACGTGGTAAAACAGGTAAGCCAACGATCAATTACAGCTTTAACCAGGGCTTTGCTTCGCCAACCCGCCTGCCAAAAATGGCTGATGCAGCAACTTATGCCCAGATCATGAACGAGATCAATCTCGATTCGAACCCGAACGGCGGCCCCAACCAGGCATACACTGCCGATCAGATCCAAAAATTCAAAGACGGATCGGATCCGTTGAACTACCCAAATACTGATTGGGAAAAGCAAACGCTTAAAGGCACTGCGCTGCAAAATCAGCATAGCTTATCAGTAAACGGCGGTTCTGAAGATGTAAAATACTTCGTTTCGCTGGGTACATTGTATCAGGATGGTATTTACAAAAGCGGTGTTACTAAATATCATCAATACAATTTCCGCTCAAACATTGATGCAAATGTTACTAAACGCTTAAAAATAGGATTATCATTATCTGGTCGCCAGGAAGACAGGCAGTTCCCTGTAACCGGTGCAGGCGATCTTTTCCGTTCTGTTTATCGCGCAAAACCTATCGTTGCTGCATATTACCCTAATGGCTTGCCAACAACAGGTATCGAAAACAACAACCCTGCTGTACAGGTAACTGATCTGGGCGGTACCAACAATAATCCTACACAAGTTTTCAACGGTATTTTGAGAGGCAGTTACTCCATTCCGGGTATTGAAGGTCTTTCATTAGATGGTTTCTTCTCGGTAGATAAGTCTAATGCTTTTGATAAAAACTTCAGCAAACCATATAACCTTTACAGTTACAGCGCAGTTACGCAGATTTATTCACCTGTAATTGTTGGCGGTAATAATAACAAGGCAACGCTGTTCGAATCGCAGAATAACCAGTCGCTTATCACTTCAAACATTAAATTGAATTTTGTACGCAAGTTCGGTTTGCATGATATCAACGCGTTTGTTGGTTATGAGCAAAGCAAAAACCATTTGGAGTATTTTGATGCAACACGCTTTAACTACCTATCATCACAATTACCTGAACTTTCACAGGGTGGAGGTGCTGCTACTGATTACCTTAACTCAGGTTATAGCTCAAACTATAACCGCCGAAGCGTAATCAGCCGTGTGGCATATGCTTATGACGAGAAATATTTATTTGAAGGCCAGTTCCGTGCAGATGGTAGCTCAATTTTCCCTCCGGGTAAACAATGGGGTTACTTCCCTTCTGCATCAGTAGGTTGGAGAATCTCAAAAGAAGACTGGTTTAAAAACAGCGTTAACTTTTTTGATGACCTGAAAATCAGGGCTTCTTACGGTTCATTAGGTAACGATAACGTAAATGGTTTCCAATATTTTGACAATTACGTTTTGGTTAACAATGGTTTTGTAGCAACCGACCCGGGAAGTGGTTCAAACACCGCGCAACCTAACGTTAACCTGGTAAAACTTGCCAATCCTAATATCACCTGGGAGGTTGCCAAAAAGCTGGATATTGGTATCAACGCCACTTTCCTGCACAATTTTACTGTTGAGGCTATTTATTTCCAGCAAAAAAGGTCTGATATCCTTACAAACAGAAGCGCTTCTCTTCCGGGATCTTCAGGTATCGTGAACCCATATAATGATGGTTCTTCAACTTATACGCCGTTAGTACCTTCTGAAAATATTGGTAAAGTAGACAGCAAGGGTTTTGAAGCAACTTTAGGTTACAATCATACAGGCCGTGAGTTTAGCTGGGGCGTAAGTGGTAACATAACCTACGCAAAAAGCAAGATCATCTTTATTGATGAAGCCAGCGGTACTTTGAGCTATCAGCGTCAAACAGGTTTGCCATTGGGTACATCATTGCTTTATGATGCTATCGGTATCTTCCGTACCCAGGCCGAACTTGACGCATATCCACACGTAACCGGAGCAAAAGTAGGCGATCTGAAATATCTTGATTACAATAAAGACGGACAAATAACTGCCGACGATCAAACCCGTACCAAATATGGTAACATACCGCAAATCACTTACGGTTTTAGCGTAAATGCCGCATACAAAGGGTTTGACCTATCGGTTCTGTTTGCAGGCCAGGCTCAGGTTAGCCAATATGTATTACCCGAAGCAGGTAGTGTAGGTAACTTTTACAGCAGCTGGGCAGATAACCGGTTTAGCGCTTCAAACACTAATGGTACCTATCCACGTGTAACCGACCGTGCTTCAAACGCTATCAGCGGTGGTTTGTATAATAACACTTTCTGGCTTAATGACGCGTCGTTCCTGAGGTTAAAGAATGTGCAGTTAGGTTACAATTTCAACGCACCATTCCTTTCAAAAATTAAGCTTGGCGGCTTAAGGGTTTATGCAAGCGCGTTTAACCTCTTCACCATCACTAAGGTGAAAGATTATGATCCGGAAGGAACCAGTGGCAGCGGCCAGTTTTACCCGCAGCAAAGAATTATTAACCTGGGTGTTAACGTGAAATTTTAA